The segment GGAGGGGGAATGAACCTAGTGCGTGTGTATACCGATTTCTTCTACTATTACAACTTACTATCCCCGACGGCAATGAAATAGCAAAGCCTTTTTAGCATCTAGAAGGTCAGGTCAGGAAATTAAGAACATCTCAACATATTTCTCAGGGAGCATAACTGAAGATAGGGGGTTGTGTATGATTTTTCGAATCGATTTATATGTCTTCATTCCCCAGGTTCATCTATCCTTAACATGAGTGCAAAGTGCGGATTTGCTTTTCAGGTCGCCGTCGTGTGTGTGATAGTTAGGTAGTAGCTAAGTAGTCATATATGGAATGAGCAGATGAAGGACACGATCGAAAGTAGTTGGTTGATCCTCCACACAAACATACAATACAGACATATATACTACCAATACCAAGTCCAATTAACAAGTAACCACCAACTCTTAATTCGATACTTGAGAATTAGACGACCCCACCCCCCTCCATATCGCTCGCAATcatcaattaatcaaaactTATCAACGAACGAGAACGATATCATCTATTTATTTCTGCAAAGATAAACACAcacaaaacaatataatctCAGAATTGAACACAGCAAAATCTCCTCTCGCCAATGTAGTCAGGCATaccattctctttcttcacaGCCGGATATTCCCGACGAGTTTGCGTTCAGTATAGTGATTTCATTTCGACGATAAAAATAGATGTTAAGAGTGAGATGAGAAACCGAGTTGAACGCCCCGTAGATTCAGCAGCGTGTGCATTTGCAGAGTAATCATGGTGTGTACTCGAACACCTGGAGTTCGAAGACTTCAGACAAAGAAAACAGCCGGAAAggggtttggtttggtttggggACAAGACAAAGAGGGTTGAGAAAGGGAATCGTAATGAATCGTGTGAAATACGAGTACCTAGTGCTTTACCATACATATCAACCATTAAAGGTTTGAGAAAGATTATTGATTTCACATTAGACGGGGAGAAGTTGATTAGAGATATAGATTTTAAGCATCATGTACGCATTTACAAACAAGAttggggaggggatggataTCACATGACTACTATAccgatttttctttctttctttctttctttctttctttcctcagCAAAACAGCACTGCAATAAGAAGCACCGAGAAGAAAATCCGTTCATTCTCCCTTTTCAATCCCATTCCACAAGTCAACAAGTCTGTGTATTCAATAGTGGATATTGTCCAGTATTCATCATCTATCATCCGACTGCTCCGCCCGCTGACATCTACCAATCTGTAGCAGTGCCCAACCTCACAATCTGATGTGTGCATGAATGATAGAACAGATTACATACTTGAATCTTTCTCAATCGTCGGATGATGATCGGATGTACGTGTGCGGATACTTGAGTATATGGGTAATCATGTTGTGTAGCGTGAAGGGTCAAGGTTGATGTTGCTGCGATCTAGGAAGCGAAGTTGATTTCACGAATATGTGTTGTACGGTGTTGAGATAGAATTGCATAACTGGATACGGGTTGGAATATTGACAGCCAAATCTACCATCAACTGAGTGAGTGATATTGTGAAATAAATTATCCGTGGGGATTCTTCACCATCACTCACATCCTCCGTGTTCAAACGTTTGATACTGAACCCTGGATATGCTCTCTTGATGGACTGTACTGAGCGACATTGAGTGAGACTTCGCTAGCCTCTGTCTTCTCCTGGCTAAAGAATCATCCACTAGAACAAAAACATGCTACGAGTCTACGACCCTTACCGTTACCGTTACCGGACACCACAGAAATTCCGCACCGGTCCAAACGATTCACGCATCAAATGTCCAGTTATACTCTTCATTTGTAGAATATTGACCCCCATAAATCAAAGCAAAAGATTCTACTCCATAGAAAAGATAAGAACTTCAAACTCTTAAGCATCCGAGAACCTCCAATTACCAATGAATGTGCGCCCTGCGAAACTTCGGCTTCCTCAATCTGCATCAAAGATGTAAACTCCACCGAAAAAAAACATTTGTAAGCAGTGAAGTTGCCATATCACGTGAAATGTCGTGCTTTTTGTCAACAATGACACAAGTGAAAGTAATCGGCAGGGGTTGTCCACACTATCCGATTACCGAGCAGATGATTTGAGGATCGACTTTTCGATATGAGGGAAATTGATCTTGGTCAAGTTTAGCATCAGACGCTTCCTAGTAGTGAAGACTCAATGCGTGAGTGAACATCGAAAGATCGATGCAATGAAGGACGCAGGTTTATcttaaatagaaattaaaaaCACCGAATCAGTTAAAATTTGTAACATTAAGTAAAAGCGAGTAAAAAATAGTAAAAAAAGAGTATAAAATTTGCCACCATAAAATCTCACCCCCAAAACCCTCAATTGACAATTCGATACACACAGGACCCGAGATTCAGGAACCAAAGAGGAATAAAGAACCTTCTCTTGCATCGCAGCCTCATAAACCTCTACCTCTTTCAGTAAAGTCTCGAAAGTGGTTCaccaaacaaaacaagcaTAAAAAATCGATAAGACCTCAATCCTTACTAGCGTCTATCACGCcatatcaaattctcaaaataagGCAAAATGAGGCAACCAGGCCTTCCTCAAGCCTCCGCGACAGCACTTACTGCTCAGTGCCCACGGAGTTATGGCACGGCAATGCGGTAATGAAAGAATGATTACTTGCCTTTGCCTGGAAAAGTGCAAAAAGTCCGTCTTTGTAAGAATAATGAAATGTCGTGCTTTGTGTGATGGTccacttttcttttgtaattGTCGATGGGAGAGATGTACCAAGAGAGTATATACCAGCACTCGAATCATCTTTCCTACTttacttcctcttccccttcttttgCATTGTGTGATCATACTCTctactttatataatatacacAACATACCATTATCCCGCATCATATCTCTTCATCGTATTCTCTTGCAACGTGTGAGACTAGATCGGATCACACCATCGAGAAGATAATTGTGCCATTTATTACTGCTGGACTTTTGATATCACTTTCCTCTTTCAGCTTTCAACCTGTTGTCAACTTTATACCTTTTACTCTTTTCTCTTAAACAAAAGCAATAACTTAAGAAAAAGTTTGTTTGCCTGTATTTGACTTGCTATcacaattcaataaaaagtTTTCTTCCTTCGCTCAACCGAAACATACATCAACATGGGACACCACCGCGAATCATCTGCCTCGAATCACGAGTCGGGATATGCTTCTGGAGCATCTTCTCAAGGCTCTCTTCCCCAAATCGTCCTCACAAAGCCTCACCTCAAGTTCATCAATGCATCACTCAACAACCTTCAACCCATAGACATTCTCCGATGGGCCAAAATAACCTTTCCAAACCTCTACCAAACCACTGCTTTTGGAGTAACAGGTCTTGTCACACTTGACATGTTAAGTAAGCTTCAAAAGGAAACACCAGAGCTACCAAGCGTCGATGCTATCTTCCTTGACACCTTGTATCACTTCAACGAAACACTTGAATTGGTTGAGAAGACCAAGACTAAATACCCAAACGTAAACTTGCATGTTTATAAGCCAGAAGGTTGCCAAAATGTTGGAGAGTTCGAGGGAAAGCATGGTAAAGAGCTATGGAAGACCAACGCCGATTTGTATGATTGGGTTGCCAAGGTCGAACCCGCTCAACGAGCATACAGTGAGTTAGATGTTGCTGCAGTCTTGACtggcagaagaagaagtcaagGTGCAAAGAGAGAGAGCTTGGACATCGTCGAGGTGGACGAAGCTGGCTTGATTAAGATCAACCCTTTGGCAGGATGGAGCTTCAAGGAGGTACAAAACTATATCAAGGAGAATGATGTCCCATACAACGACTTGTTGGATCGTGGATACAAGAGTGTTGGAGATTGGCACTCAACTGAGCCAGTAAAGGAAGGGGAGGACGAACGTGCTGGAAGATGGAAGGGCACTGAGAAGACCGAGTGCGGAATTCACAACAAACGATCGAAGTATGCACAATACCTGTACGAAATGGAACAAAAGAAACAACAAGAGGAACTTTCCGCAGCATTGGAAAAGGTCCAGGTTAGGGAAGGGAAGATTGAAAACATTACTGTCGGGGTTTAAAGTCATCAGCACTCGCTATCTTGCCTGACGcagtttttttttcttagcAATCTTCTCGTTCCATTACAGCACACCGTTCATGGTCGGAGTTTAGGGGGAACATCGGTGGTATAAACACATGAGTTATGAGCATTGGAGTTGCAGGCGTTTAAATAAAGGGAAATCATATGATACCTTACAATGGTTCTTGTCCTGTTTAGATCTTGGAGGCTCGTTCTTTTGATGCCCGCCATCAAAAGTTTCAGTCCCGCTATTTTATATAGCGAAAACGACTTAATGAAAGTTACATTAATGCAATCCAAGCTCTTGTTGTGATGTCGTTTTGATGTGTTATGAAGTGAAAGATTCAAGTCGCCGATAATATGTCGCCACCGAAAACTGGTGCTGGTGTGACACATGGTCTTGTCACAGTCACCCTCGTAGGATAACACTAAACAATCAATGTCTTAAAATGTATGGAAAAAGTCATCTTGTTGTGGCCCGACGAGGTCTGGAAAACAGCCAGAGGCAGGTTTGAGGACAATCTTCTCCAAGGCACATTTCCCAAGAGATCAAACGTATGAGCTGACAAGAATCCCGATTACCGGGTAAGACAAGTCTGAACTTGTGTGTGCAACCTAATTCGTATCTCACCACCACAATAGATCTAGAAGCTTATGAAACGAAGCCACTATCTGTACTGGTATCAGCGGTCAGGGGAGTGTGGAGAAGCtgattctcaaattctaGGGGGCGACTATGGTGTTctagaatattgatatcgtcTAATGAAAGACGCCAGGGCTTCAAATGGGGACGAGATGAGGCTTGTTATCGCCCGAAGTAGGTAGTAGACTGGGGTAGCGTTCGGCATTTTGGCAAGAGTGATGAAAATTGAGTTTGCGGCATTCGGCTCGGATCATTGCGGGGAAAGCGGCCGCTGTCGCCACTTACGCGGGGATCTCAATGCCAAGAATAATGACGACACTGCTTTTGCTCTTGCTACAGGAATTCTAGAACGcatggaaaagaaaacatggCATTTAGTTTCTTCGTGCCTAGGTAGCAATACTTATTGTCGAATTCTGTggttctctctccttctttcatAACCTCACAATCCTGTGATTGTGCCAACAACTATCACACAGTCAAAATCGAGAATACAGCCAAAATGTCGAGTTCAATGGAAAAAGCAGGCGCCAAAGCCAAGGAGGTTGCGTAGGTTCATTCTGACGCTTTATCCATCTGTTCGAAGTACTAATGGATTTCAAACAATAGAaaggaagattttgataaagCAAAGGAGTTGGCACGCTCAGCAGCAATCAGTGGAGCTTACCTCTACCCCATTAAAGTACGTTGGATTCTAAATCAGATCTTTCTCACTATTCTATCGTACTACAAGCTAATCGATTCCTCAAACAGGGAATCTTCTACTTTCTCTCGCATCGCACATTGTGGAAACCCCTCTTATCGAAGCTCGTACCCACTCTGTCCCTTTCCGTCGTCGTCGTAATTGTGATGTTCATGTTTACCTATCTACCACAACTTgccattctcatcttcaccgATGGACCTCTCGCCGCAGTCTCTGCGGTTCTCTTGACCCTCTCTGAATCTAGCACAATTGTCACTATGCTTTCCAAGAACTTCCTCATTGCAGATGCTCTTGTTGATACATTTGATGGGGTAATGGTGGCAAAAGGCCAAACGGAAGTCGTGCAAGGTGGACGAGAGATCAAATCAGGAAAGTTTGGTGACCCAATGAGAAAGTTGGGTAAGGTTGTTAAAGGATATGGTCAAAAGTATAGCTTTGGAGGCTTGGTAAGATATTTGATGTATCTGCCATTGAACCTTATACCAGTTGTTGGTACAGTAGTCTTCGTTGGTTTGCAGGGCCGACAAAGAGGTGAAGGGGTCCATTCAAGAGTATGTTTCGACACCATTTTCTGACATGTACATTTAAGCTGACAGAGTGATTAGTATTTCCAATTGAAGGGATGGTCTAGCGCACAAAAAGAAGAGTGGCTTAAGAAGCACTCAGGGGCATACACATCGTGagttttttttccctctaATGTCGCCTCATTTATTCTTCACAATACCCCTCGTTTTTATAGAGATCAAATGCACAGCTTTGATATCTGCATTGCATTTGTACCTGGCAAGTGCAGTGCTACTATCAGTGTTTGTCCTATTTCCTGCATATACCAGTTTTATAAATGCATCTTTGACAGGTATCACAAAGCTATACGACAACACTTTTTGTCAAGATCTACCAGTACAGGTTTTATCTAACTAACTTCCGTGTAGATTCGGAACCGTCGCAACTCTTCTTGAGCTTGTCCCCATTGCAtctattctcttctcattcaCCAACACTGGTAATTACTCCCTCCCACTTTCAACTCTACTCCTACATCCGTGCTAATGATCTCTCAGTTGGCGCAGCATTGTGGGCTGCCGATATCGAAGGTAACGGCACGACTATGACTCAAATTTCTTCGCCTCAGGCGCAAAAAGAAGCTCTAAGATCCGAGTAGAGTACTTTCTGCAGCGTCCCGAAATTGGCCATAAACGGTGCAACTTTCGGCCAGTCTTCGTACTCCTTCGTTAATTCGCTTGGAAGATCCCCTGTAGCACATATGTTCATCTGTGCGTGAACATCCTTGCGGTTTCTGGTTGTTGGTAACCATTTGTTTGTCTTCCTGTCGATTTTTGACGGTGAATATGGCGTGGGTAAATTGGTAGCGATGGAGTGGAAATCAGGTATGGCTTGgcgaaaaacaaaagatgttaattattaatgatttgCGTTGTTCTTTTCAATAACTTGAAGTAAACAGATGATTTTACAGCGTGCATTATGAACTGCAAATTGTGCAATATAAAGCCATATCATTAGGTAAATCAAGgctattcaaattgaaaagtaCTTGTGAGTTCATTCTTTCATTGGCAGATTCCATAGACATGACGAAAAGCTAGAGATCTCATCCTGGAATCCCTAGACCCCCGTCTATCGTGTAAAATCTTTTGTACTCTTGCAAGATTCGAGTCACTTTGAATCCGGAGAACAGTAAATTTATCAGTACTATAGAGCTGCTGCATTGTATCCGTGATCAACGGTGCGTTTGTTAATTCTGTTGATGGGGGTCTTGCCcaagatatgcaacaagGCTGGTTGTTAGTAATACGAGCTGTCTCTTGGAAACGGACTTCAGAAACTTAAGTCAACTTGACTTCTTTGGGTGTTCACAGCTAGAAATTCACATCAATACTATTGGCATTGAATGAAAGGGATATTCTCACATGCAGGAACAAGCTCATCAAGTCACGGATAGGTACATCCTCGCTTGTTGCGTTGTCCAACTTGATGGACGGGAATGCAATGCAGCCTACCGCTGTGTAACTTCAACCTAATGGTCCGTTCCTAGTCgtttgaatttgagagaCAATTTTATATTGCAATCTTTGAGAAGTGGAAGAGTTTCCGCCCTGGATCCCTCAAGGTAATTGAGAACCCGGGAACTTGCCATATGGGATGGTCACAACATTCGATGAAACGCAAGGGAGGAGATGAGTGGATAGCAAGTCTGGCTTTGGGGTGTATAGTAGGTGAGCTGGGTATCTCCGAATGTCTTCGATGATGGGAAAATACATGGCAATGATGGAGGCTCCATGCAGACTTCCTCTTTCATGGGATGTTTTGATACGAAATTGAGTGGTTTTGATGTTATTACTTCAAGTGCTAGTATGGATGAAACATTTTGAGGGAAAGATATGACGTCTTAATTGGAGGAAAGTATGAGAATATGGAAAAAATGATGGATACTTGCTGTCTCTTGTCGCTTGCCTGCTTGTCCAGGTACTGTGTGCTTACCTTGCCTGGTCGCCTCGTACCGTTGACCTTgactctttcttttcctggAGACGGGAAGGGATCGAGTCAAATCGGAACCAAAGAGTTGCCGAAAACAGTTTACTGAACATCTACTGTCTGTCTGGGTAGGTCCTATGGAGGTGGCTGTCTTTTTTATTGCATCATTgcattcaaattgaaacCTCTCTGCTGTCGGATACCTTGATCGATAAGGCAATCTGATATTTTCCACCTTTGACCTTTCACCTTACACCTTAGTGCGCTTGtcccttttctcttcttctctcatcccatcccatctttccatctaTTTCAACCTTTCACTTCCCATGccacaatttcttcttcgtctcgTCTCgcctcatctcatcacttcctctcttctttcctctcacCAATTCTCCTTCCACCACATCTCCCTCGAGATTCAGCTGTTTTGAATTGACGTCCCGGTCTGCAATACTTCTATTTATCTGAGAGACGTCCTATAATACGGATCAAGTTGTCCTACTCATCTCGTCACAATCTCCTTTTAATATCCGCTTCTGCGAAATCACGCTCTTCTGTCCTCCTCGTCAGAACAATCAAGTGATAGATCTATCTCAGGTATGAACTGTCTTCCCATATCTTTTCTTACTTCACAGAAGTGTTCCTACTCCTTTGGAATCAATTGGTCCTTCTTAGTTTATCACTAATTTATATCTTGTTCATATAGATCAAgatgaaaatcaatattaccGCTAGACTTGCGTCCAGCGCGTTTCTGCTTGCGTTGGTCCCTGCAGCTCGAGCTCTGCCACAATGGCTTCAGCCACACCTTCGTAATGCCAATGCAGATGCGTTTGCCCCTCGGGATTATACAATCTATGAGAGAGCAGAGGGTATTCAAGATCGCTATACACCATATGGATATGGGCCTCAGCCTACATATACCATAAACCCAGTCACAAGCGCTGACCCCGAGGAAACTTCATCATCCAGTACTAAAATTGGTTAgttcatccatcttctttctcaatcttgGTCAATCGCATGCTAATTGAACTAGGATCTGTAACGGTCTCTGTCTCTGGTTCTTCTGTCAGCGGTATACTTTTCACTGGTACTTCTCCTGTTAGTCTATCTACTGGCCCAGGATCGGTTGAGCCTTCTGTTGTTACTTCTTCCACTGTTGCATACTCTACAATCACCATTTCAGTTTCTGCTACAGAAGGTTCTTCCACGGATTCGGCTTCAGCTTCGACTTCGAACTATGATCCAGAAACGTCGGCTTCAGCAACAGGGACCATATCGTCGGAAACTAATGGAATATCACCAACAATACCTGGAGCAACAGATACTACATCTTCAGATTTCAATGGAAGCCCACCAACAACATCTGGAGCACCAGGCACTACTACTCCTTCAGAGTCTAATGGTAGTTCGCCAATAACATCGGCAGGTACATATGAACCATCTGGTATCATTTCATCGGACTATTCCTCTACCACTCCAAGTACAACCACTACTAATCATTGCAATCATGACAACTGTCTCCGTGAATTCATTCGGTCTTCTTCCATTGTTGGCCCGTTTTGTGCTACATATACTTTGTCAGAAAATACTGCCACTGCAGATCTTCCAACATATGTTTCACAATGCCATGATTCACCTTCAAGGATCTCATCTGCATGTTCGTGTTTGAATACTGGTGCCGCAACTACTCCAGGAAACGTCGGTAGCAGTACATCTTCGGCCCAGGCAGGGCCGGAAAGCACACCCCCAATAAGTGGTGCACCGATTTCTTCTGGAGCGGAAAGTTCTTCGTATTCATCACCTGCCGGTCCAGAATCTTCTGCTAGCCAAAGTTCTTCTGTCACTAGTTCTGGAAGTTTAGGCTCTACGGTGACTGACACTCAGACCTACACCGTCACCCCTACCATCACTATACCTTCCGGAAGCCAGACGACTCAACCATCAGGAAGTGCATCAAGTAGCGAGTCAACAACCACTTCACCGGGAGCTGATACGACAACAACTCCAAGTGCAATAGGAAGTGAGACAACCGCTGCCCCATCTGGTGGCGAGACAACAACTTCTCCTTCTGCCGGTACAACTACATCTTCTGGAGATATAACCCCAAGTGAAAGCTCAAGTAATCCCAGCTATACTTCAGGAGCATCGGCCACCGAGCCTATATCTTCTGCGTCTGCAAGCTATACCAGCTCACCTTTCACGTCTGGAAATCCTTCGACTCCTGTCAGTCCAATTAGCTCATCAACATACGTTTCAGCTAGTTCGTCATCTGCAGGGCCATACACAAACACTTCAGCTTCAGCAACCGGTCCTGTAACTTCCGGAATCTCATCATTCAATCCATCTGGCAGTGTCTCGGCACCTGGAAGTTCAAATGGCGGTAGTGCTCCTTATACAAATTCGACATCGGAATCGTCTTCAACAACTACAATCGTTTCTTCAGGGACTGCACCATTCACTTACCCTTATCAGACTGGAAGTGGTCTTTCTAGTGGAAGTATCTCTGGCGGCATTTCAAGCTCGAGTGCATCGGCACCTTTGTACACAAATTCGACCGCTGTAGCCAGCCCAACTTATCTCGGTACTGCGCCATTATCTTCCGGCTCATCGGAAAGCGGAGTTTTGTCGACAGGAGCTTCATCATATACTCCTCTATACCCACTGAACTCGACATCCACCTCAAGTGGAGTTGTTGGGCCCACAGGATCAGGTATATCGGGTGGTATTAGCTCTAGCTCGTCTGCCAGTGCTCCTTACCCAACGGGTAATAATGCTTCAACTACTGCTGGTCCAACTGGCACAGGATCTATGCCGACATCCTCTTTATTAGGAACTGGTACCTCGGGGTCTTCTGTCTCTGGTATCATTAGCTCCTCCGCTGGATCCGCTCCATACTATCCTTATGGAAATAGTACTTCATGCACAAATGGCCCAACTGGATCCGGAGCAGGAACAGGTAGTCCAAGCTCTGTGTCAGGAGGTGTCCAATCAAGTACTGGTTTTTCAAGCTCAGGGAGCTACCCATCTTCTTCTAATGTGTCAGGTGGAATCAGTTCGTCGCTTCCATCCTCTGCTCCATATCCAATCTCCAACAGTACATCAACGGCGGGACCAACCAATCCAGGTACCTCGGTATCTAATGGTTTCACTTCTGTTACTTCTGCACCACTTGGCACTGTAAGCTCACCATCATCAAGCGTCTCAGGTGGTATTAGTTCTTCACCAGCATCTTCCCAACCATACCAACCTTATCCCTATGGAAATTATACCCTTCCACCACTAGGGACAGGCACAGGAGGTGCAGCTACATCCACACCTTTCGGGTCCGGAAGTCCACCATCAAGCACCGGTACAGCACCTCTAGGGACAGGGAGCTCAAGCACTGATTCCggatcatcttcatcagttCCATACCCAACTCCTTCGAATGGAACTTTGACTAGTGGACCAACTGGGCCATTGGGAACCTCACCAATATCCAGCAGTGATTCTGGTCAATCTTCATCGGCTCCATACCCAACTTCAGGAAACAGCACATTGACTAGTGGACCAACTGGAACTACATCTGTCTTGAGAACTGGTACAGCGCCTTTGGGAACAGGAAGTTCGAATACTGATTCTGGCTCGTCATCATCAGTTCCATATCCAGCCTCTTCAAACGGAACCCTAACTACTGGACCAATTGGACCATCAGGAACTTTACCAGTCTCAAGCTCATATCAATCATCTGTCTCTGGTAGCCCTACCAGTATTGGTAATGCAACTTCAGTGAATCCAACCTCATCTGCCAGTACTTACGATCCTGATGGATCTACTTCCAGTCAAGGATCCGTAGGAACCTCGTTGTCATCGTATTCGGCAACAGGTTCATTTAATACCAGCACTGGAGCTTCCCCTACTACATCCTCGTCCTCAGGTAAActaaaataaatgaaaaccTAAATGTTTTGAAGTTTTGCTAACATTATTTTCAAGGTGGCTCTGGTACGTCGATCACGTCGGCAACTTTGACACCATCCACATTTGCAACATCGGTTTCGACTGGGACATATGCTGGcaccaattcttcttccatcgtCTCGTCTGTGTTGACTTCTGACTTTGGttcctcaatctcatccacGGATTCTTCAAGTGCTGCACCTTCTACAAATTCTCCCACTCCGACCACTTCGTattctccaccaccaactTATGCTCCGCCACCTCCACCAAATTATTATGGCTGGGGATCATGGGGCAGAAAGCATCAGAATAGGGATTCTGGTAGTGTTCGTCGTTGGTTCTGGTAAGAATCGAGTACAATACATCGAGCGTTAAGCTCAAACACAATTTTCGCTTCTAGActtgctttctttttgaCATTTTGATTGTATCTTCAATCGAAACACATGTTTTCTTTCGCTAtcttaattttctttctttatcaCGAACTTTTTCTTCTATGTATGGACGAAGGAAGGCAAGATTCAAAATGACTATCATGTCAATTAATGCATATCAGCTTCATTTACTGTATGGTGCTTTTCTGACCCAAACAAAAATGAGCTATGAAAGAAGTCAGTTATTTGGCAAGGTTGTATGAAATAGCTACATAAAGATAAGAAATAACATATCAAGTCAaatttctcatttcattGATGTTTGGAATGTGAGATGTAGGTTCTGGTGAAGTAAAGTATGTATCATAAGTGAGCCATATTTTGTTTCATTGCATTTTCCATCGAAGCGCCGTGACCGCTGCACTCTGATAACGCATTGGGAAGAATGAAGACTTGGAAATGTGTGATGATCACGCATGCTACTTGTCCTGAGATAGTCAGAAGAATAGTCAAGAGGATAGTCAGGTACATTGGGCTCATTGGGTTGCATTTCATCGGGATGACCTCGGATCAGATAAATTTCAAAGTTAGTGGTCGAGATACAAAAGCACTAAATACCCCTCCGCACAAATGAAACAAATGAAAGGCTGCCTTCACCCCCACTTCTCTAATCAATCCTCGCAGAACGAACTACTCCGTAAATTGATTCTTAACTACTCGCACAAGTTCTCAACTAAGGGTCAAATATTTACCTAGGCAGAGGAAGTATATTCAAGGCCTTTAAATTTGAGCAAGATGGCTGAAAATGAAGCATCAGCAAGACCTGGACGTCCCAGCTTAGGCAATAATGTGCGCAGTCGTTCTTACCTTCAAGAACATCAACAATATCGTCCTCCGCAACAAGATGGTCATCACGGTATAGATAGCATAGTCGAAGGTATTCAAGGTAGCGCGATCTCATCTCCTACCAAATCTTTCACTCAATTCAATGGAGTTCCCTCTCCACAACATCCTCCAAAGATTGTCGACAGCGGGCTCAATCATACCTTGTCGCACGCAAACTGTCAGCCCGCGCCAAATACAATCTCCGACCGAATGATCGCAACCCTCATTTACAAAACCAAATCTCCTCGTGTTTCAGTCACCGATTATCCACCCGACCGTTCTCCTTCACCagcttcctctccttccagATCATCTGTGACATCTACTTCCCGCGCCATCCCACCAAATCTTGCTCCGGTCCGCACACTCTCCAATTTCCCACTCGAACCTCCTCCACCCGATCCAGAACCGCTCGATCACCTCTACGGAAGCTACATCTCGCAGCTTTGCCTTACATCCTTCCTTCACCTCATTCAATCTCTGCCTAGCCGATCCGGTTCCgatttcctctcttcctcccatCGCTGTCTCGACAACCCCGAACATCCATCCATAGTCGAACTCACATTCTCGCCCATTCCCGATCCTACATATCTTGACCTCCAAGATTTGCGCAAACACGAACTTCTCT is part of the Botrytis cinerea B05.10 chromosome 1, complete sequence genome and harbors:
- the Bcmet16 gene encoding Bcmet16 encodes the protein MGHHRESSASNHESGYASGASSQGSLPQIVLTKPHLKFINASLNNLQPIDILRWAKITFPNLYQTTAFGVTGLVTLDMLSKLQKETPELPSVDAIFLDTLYHFNETLELVEKTKTKYPNVNLHVYKPEGCQNVGEFEGKHGKELWKTNADLYDWVAKVEPAQRAYSELDVAAVLTGRRRSQGAKRESLDIVEVDEAGLIKINPLAGWSFKEVQNYIKENDVPYNDLLDRGYKSVGDWHSTEPVKEGEDERAGRWKGTEKTECGIHNKRSKYAQYLYEMEQKKQQEELSAALEKVQVREGKIENITVGV